One genomic window of Micropterus dolomieu isolate WLL.071019.BEF.003 ecotype Adirondacks linkage group LG06, ASM2129224v1, whole genome shotgun sequence includes the following:
- the klhl18 gene encoding kelch-like protein 18 isoform X2 encodes MFTNDMVECKQDEILMHGMDPSALEALINFAYSGHVAIDQQNVQALLIGSSFLQLQNVKDACCSFLQERLHPKNCLGVRQFAETMMCTTLYDSASSFLHQHFVEVSVSEEFLGLRTEEVLELVGCDELNIKAEEQVYEAVLAWVHHDRDRRESLLPELLSKIRLPLCRPQFLSDRVQQDDLVRCCHRCRDLVDEAKDFHLMPERRPHLPAFKTRQRCCTSITGLIYAVGGLNSSGDSLNVVEVFDPIGNFWERCQPMRTARSRVGVAVVNGLLYAIGGYDGQSRLSTVEVYNPETDSWTRVSSMNSQRSAMGTVVIDGHIYVCGGYDGKSSLNSVECYSPETDRWTVVTEMSASRSAAGVTVFDGRIFVSGGHDGLQIFNTVEYYNHHTNRWHPAAAMMNKRCRHGAAALGSHMYVAGGYDGSGFLSGAEVFSSVSGQWSLLVAMNTRRSRVSLVSTSGRLYAVGGYDGQSNLSSVEKYNPDTNRWTFMAPMVCHEGGVGVGCVPLQPA; translated from the exons ATGTTCACCAACGACATGGTGGAGTGTAAACAGGACGAGATCCTGATGCACGGCATGGACCCCAG CGCTCTGGAGGCCCTGATCAACTTCGCCTACAGCGGCCATGTTGCCATCGACCAGCAGAACGTTCAGGCTCTTCTGATTGGCTCGAGCTTCCTGCAGCTGCAGAACGTTAAAGATGCCTGCTGCTCCTTCCTGCAGGAGAG GTTACATCCGAAGAACTGTCTGGGGGTGCGACAGTTTGCAGAGACCATGATGTGTACAACTCTGTACGACTCAGCCAGCAGCTTCCTTCACCAGCACTTTGTGGAGGTCTCTGTGTCCGAGGAGTTCCTGGGTCTGAGGACGGAGGAGGTGCTGGAGCTGGTGGGCTGTGACGAACTCAACATCAAGGCAGAGGAACAG GTGTATGAGGCGGTGCTGGCCTGGGTTCATCATGACCGGGACCGGAGGGAGTCTCTGCTGCCGGAGCTGCTGTCAAAGATCAGACTTCCTCTGTGTCGACCTCAGTTCCTCTCAGACAGAGTCCAGCAGGACGACCTCGTACGCTGCTGCCATAGATGCAG AGATCTGGTGGATGAAGCCAAAGACTTCCACCTGATGCCAGAGCGTCGTCCTCACCTGCCGGCCTTCAAGACCAGACAGAGGTGCTGCACGTCCATCACAGGACTCATCTACGCTGTGGGAGGACTCAACAGCTCAG GTGACTCCTTAAACGTGGTCGAAGTGTTCGATCCAATTGGGAACTTCTGGGAGCGCTGTCAGCCGATGAGGACGGCTCGCAGCAGAGTGGGCGTGGCCGTCGTTAACGGTCTGCTGTACGCCATTGGTGGATACGACGGCCAGTCGAGGCTCAGCACGGTGGAGGTTTACAACCCGGAGACGGACAGCTGGACACGCGTGTCGAGCATGAACAGCCAGCGCAG CGCCATGGGAACGGTTGTGATTGACGGGCACATCTATGTGTGCGGCGGCTACGACGGAAAATCATCTCTGAACTCAGTGGAGTGTTACTCTCCAGAGACCGACAG GTGGACGGTGGTGACGGAGATGAGTGCGAGCCGCAGTGCTGCCGGGGTGACCGTGTTTGACGGACGCATCTTTGTCTCTGGCGGCCATGACGGTTTACAGATCTTCAACACG GTGGAGTACTACAACCACCACACTAACCGATGGCACCCGGCGGCAGCCATGATGAACAAGCGGTGCCGTCACGGGGCGGCGGCGCTCGGCAGTCACATGTACGTTGCGGGGGGTTACGACGGCTCGGGCTTCCTGAGCGGGGCGGAGGTGTTCAGCTCAGTGTCGGGTCAGTGGAGCCTCCTGGTGGCCATGAACACGCGGCGCAGCCGAGTGTCGCTGGTCTCCACGTCGGGGCGTCTGTACGCTGTGGGCGGCTACGACGGACAGTCCAACCTCAGCTCTGTGGAGAAGTACAACCCCGACACCAACCGCTGGACCTTCATGGCCCCCATGGTCTGCCACGAGGGGGGGGTCGGCGTCGGCTGCGTCCCGCTGCAGCCCGCCTAA
- the bfsp2 gene encoding phakinin: MPLPRRRSSFLGQPSSDRPATASCGRISSAGTSAPRGVFVGSAPPMGGTSCLGTRVSRRALGISSVFLQGMRSSAAPVLPRAGERTAGHGAAAAGLNSCLMEYRDKVRALEQLNQQLEEQIRLCLDRKASSAGAWGPLRRDWEDVYRQVSEAILDNARLMLQTENVQANAEDFKDRYENEQPFRKAVEEEISSLYKVIDDANLTKAELEDQMENMRAELRNLEHNHEQDVRGLYNQMAGREVDEPDAPIETSLDQILAYIRSHWEKMTERNRAETDSYLECKEAQCVSSRLSPEEQQVEALKAECNDTGCKIQSLQAETESIRALKRGLENSLGDARHWHDMELQNLGSVVAKLEAELADVRSEIEQQRRDYDTLLSNKQRLEQEIGMYHGILDGEEGRFQPAEMPCSGLHSEPEGAASASVPPDSRTDTPGPPGQ; encoded by the exons ATGCCTCTTCCCCGACGTCGCTCATCTTTCCTGGGACAGCCGTCCTCAGATCGCCCAGCCACCGCTTCCTGCGGGCGGATCAGCTCGGCCGGCACCAGTGCCCCCCGTGGCGTCTTCGTGGGCTCCGCCCCCCCAATGGGTGGGACCTCCTGCCTGGGGACACGGGTGTCCCGGCGGGCTCTGGGTATCAGCAGTGTGTTTCTGCAGGGGATGAGGAGCAGCGCGGCGCCGGTGCTGCCCCGGGCCGGGGAGCGGACGGCAGGTCACGGTGCGGCAGCGGCCGGACTGAACAGCTGCCTGATGGAGTACAGAGACAAAGTGAGAGCGCTGGAACAGCTGAACCAACAGCTGGAGGAACAGATCCGACTCTGTCTGGACCGCAAAGCATCCAGTGCTGGAGCCTGGGGGCCCCTCAGGAGAGACTGGGAGGACGtctacagacag GTCAGTGAAGCCATCCTGGATAACGCTCGGTTGATGCTGCAGACAGAGAACGTTCAGGCCAACGCTGAGGACTTCAAGGACAG GTACGAGAACGAGCAGCCGTTTAGGAAGGCAGTGGAGGAGGAGATCAGCTCTCTGTACAAAGTGATCGACGACGCCAACCTGACAAAAGCCGAGCTCGAGGACCAGATGGAGAACATGAGAGCTGAGCTGCGCAACCTGGAGCACAACCATGAGCAG GATGTGCGAGGCCTCTACAATCAGATGGCAGGACGTGAGGTGGACGAACCAGACGCTCCCATAGAAACCAGTCTGGACCAGATCCTGGCCTACATCAGGAGCCACTGGGAGAAGATGACGGAGAGAAACAGAGCCGAGACCGACAGCTACCTGGAGTGTAAG GAGGCGCAGTGTGTGAGCAGCAGACTGAGTCCTGAGGAGCAGCAGGTGGAGGCGCTGAAGGCAGAGTGTAACGACACCGGCTGCAAGATCCAGAGTCTGCAGGCCGAGACAGAGTCTATCAGAGCGCTG AAACGAGGTCTGGAGAACTCCCTGGGTGATGCCCGACACTGGCACGACATGGAGCTGCAGAACCTGGGCTCGGTGGTGGCCAAGCTGGAGGCGGAGCTGGCCGATGTGCGCAGCGAGATCGAACAGCAGCGCCGCGACTACGACACGCTGCTGAGCAACAAGCAGCGTCTGGAGCAGGAAATCGGCATGTACCACGGCATCCTGGATGGAGAGGAAGGCCGCTTCCAGCCCGCTGAGATGCC GTGTTCAGGTCTGCATTCAGAGCCTGAGGGAGCTGCCAGTGCTTCTGTTCCTCCAGACTCCAGGACCGACACTCCAGGACCTCCAGGACAGTGA
- the puf60a gene encoding poly(U)-binding-splicing factor PUF60a — MAVTVSAGGPALVMENGQSTTTKLGLPPLTPNQQEALQKFPSSHCVSAHSTSPQNSQSEQQRLLNKDAPIRLSQPQVQYLGFGFRPLHVSQHRAGIRDQDRCIHPGAASCSVFSLSLQGFAFVEYEMPEAAQLALEQMNSVVLGGRNIKVGRPSNIGQAQPIIDQLAEEARAFNRIYVASVHPDLSDDDIKSVFEAFGRIKSCMLAREPTTGRHKGYGFIEYDKAQSSQDAVASMNLFDLGGQYLRVGKAVTPPVPLLTPPTPGGLPAAAAVAAAAATAKITAQEAVGASVLGALAGPALLSQQLGGLPQAVMAAQAPGVITGVTPVRPGLPQVGLVNPVLATAPASAASFSSELKRKEEEERQQEAQQDGATEPLSEQEHMSISGSSARHMVMRKLLRKQESTVMVLRNMVGPDDIDDDLEGEVTEECGKFGRVKRVVIYQERQGEEDDADVIVKIFVEFSEAAEMNRAIQALNHRWFGGRKVVAEVYDQERFDSSDLTA, encoded by the exons ATGGCGGTCACAGTTTCCGCG GGAGGGCCGGCCCTCGTTATGGAGAACGGACAGAGCACCACCACCAAGCTGGGCCTGCCGCCGCTGACCCCCAACCAGCAGGAGGCCCTGCAGAAG TTTCCCAGCAGCCATTGTGTATCTGCTCACAGCACCTCGCCGCAGAACTCTCAGTCCGAGCAACAAAGACTTTTGAATAAGGATGCGCCGATCCGGCTTTCTCAGCCCCAAGTCCAGTACCTGGGCTTTGGGTTCCGACCCCTGC ATGTGAGTCAGCATCGGGCCGGTATCCGGGATCAGGATCGGTGCATCCACCCGGGAGCAGCGTCGTGTTCAG TCTTCAGCCTGTCTCTGCAGGGTTTCGCCTTCGTAGAGTACGAGATGCCCGAGGCGGCTCAGCTGGCTCTGGAACAGATGAACTCTGTCGTCCTCGGGGGCAGAAACATCAAG GTCGGAAGGCCCAGTAACATCGGCCAAGCTCAGCCAATCATTGACCAGCTGGCGGAGGAAGCGCGTGCCTTCAACAGGATCTACGTGGCGTCCGTCCACCCCGACCTCTCCGATGACGACATCAAGAGCGTGTTTGAGGCCTTCGGAAGGATCAAGTCCTGCATGTTGGCCCGCGAGCCGACAACCGGACGGCACAAAGGCTACGGCTTCATCG AGTACGACAAGGCGCAGTCCTCTCAGGACGCCGTCGCATCCATGAACCTGTTTGACCTGGGGGGTCAGTACCTGCGGGTGGGGAAGGCCGTGACTCCGCCCGTACCCCTCCTCACGCCGCCGACCCCCGGAGGTCTCCCCGCCGCTGCCGCTGTGGCTGCCGCTGCTGCCACCGCCAAGATCACTGCCCAG GAGGCGGTGGGAGCGTCGGTGCTCGGAGCTCTGGCCGGACCGGCGCTCCTCTCTCAGCAGCTGGGAGGACTTCCTCAGGCTGTCATGGCGGCTCAGGCTCCAGGTGTCATCACAG GTGTGACCCCGGTCCGCCCCGGCCTGCCTCAGGTGGGCTTGGTGAACCCGGTGCTGGCCACGGCCCCGGCGTCCGCGGCCTCGTTCAGCTCTGAActgaagaggaaagaggaggaggagcgtcAGCAGGAGGCGCAGCAGGACGGAGCCACGGAGCCGCTCAGCGAGCAGGAGCACATGAGCATCAGCGGCAGCAGCGCCAGGCACATGGTGATGAGGAAGCTGCTCCGCAAGCAGGAG TCCACCGTGATGGTCCTGAGGAACATGGTCGGTCCTGACGACATCGATGACGACCTGGAGGGCGAGGTCACCGAGGAGTGCGGGAAGTTCGGCCGGGTGAAGCGCGTGGTCATCTACCAGGAGCGTCAGGGCGAGGAGGACGACGCCGACGTCATCGTTAAGATCTTTGTGGAGTTTTCGGAGGCGGCCGAGATGAACCGGGCCATCCAGGCGCTCAACCACCGCTGGTTTGGAGGACGCAAGGTGGTCGCAGAGGTGTACGACCAGGAGCGCTTCGACAGCAGCGACCTGACGGCGTAG
- the klhl18 gene encoding kelch-like protein 18 isoform X1, producing the protein MGDVLCEELEDLVHFTVHDLPARGYVVMEEIRRQGKLCDVTLKVGDHKFSAHRIVLAASIPYFHAMFTNDMVECKQDEILMHGMDPSALEALINFAYSGHVAIDQQNVQALLIGSSFLQLQNVKDACCSFLQERLHPKNCLGVRQFAETMMCTTLYDSASSFLHQHFVEVSVSEEFLGLRTEEVLELVGCDELNIKAEEQVYEAVLAWVHHDRDRRESLLPELLSKIRLPLCRPQFLSDRVQQDDLVRCCHRCRDLVDEAKDFHLMPERRPHLPAFKTRQRCCTSITGLIYAVGGLNSSGDSLNVVEVFDPIGNFWERCQPMRTARSRVGVAVVNGLLYAIGGYDGQSRLSTVEVYNPETDSWTRVSSMNSQRSAMGTVVIDGHIYVCGGYDGKSSLNSVECYSPETDRWTVVTEMSASRSAAGVTVFDGRIFVSGGHDGLQIFNTVEYYNHHTNRWHPAAAMMNKRCRHGAAALGSHMYVAGGYDGSGFLSGAEVFSSVSGQWSLLVAMNTRRSRVSLVSTSGRLYAVGGYDGQSNLSSVEKYNPDTNRWTFMAPMVCHEGGVGVGCVPLQPA; encoded by the exons ATGGGAGACGTTCTCTGTGAAGAGCTCGAGGATTTAGTTCACTTCACGGTGCACGACCTGCCGGCACGAGGctatgtcgtcatggaggagatCCGACGTCAGGGGAAGCTCTGTGATGTCACGCTCAAG GTTGGGGATCATAAGTTCAGCGCTCACCGGATCGTTCTGGCGGCCTCCATCCCGTACTTTCACGCCATGTTCACCAACGACATGGTGGAGTGTAAACAGGACGAGATCCTGATGCACGGCATGGACCCCAG CGCTCTGGAGGCCCTGATCAACTTCGCCTACAGCGGCCATGTTGCCATCGACCAGCAGAACGTTCAGGCTCTTCTGATTGGCTCGAGCTTCCTGCAGCTGCAGAACGTTAAAGATGCCTGCTGCTCCTTCCTGCAGGAGAG GTTACATCCGAAGAACTGTCTGGGGGTGCGACAGTTTGCAGAGACCATGATGTGTACAACTCTGTACGACTCAGCCAGCAGCTTCCTTCACCAGCACTTTGTGGAGGTCTCTGTGTCCGAGGAGTTCCTGGGTCTGAGGACGGAGGAGGTGCTGGAGCTGGTGGGCTGTGACGAACTCAACATCAAGGCAGAGGAACAG GTGTATGAGGCGGTGCTGGCCTGGGTTCATCATGACCGGGACCGGAGGGAGTCTCTGCTGCCGGAGCTGCTGTCAAAGATCAGACTTCCTCTGTGTCGACCTCAGTTCCTCTCAGACAGAGTCCAGCAGGACGACCTCGTACGCTGCTGCCATAGATGCAG AGATCTGGTGGATGAAGCCAAAGACTTCCACCTGATGCCAGAGCGTCGTCCTCACCTGCCGGCCTTCAAGACCAGACAGAGGTGCTGCACGTCCATCACAGGACTCATCTACGCTGTGGGAGGACTCAACAGCTCAG GTGACTCCTTAAACGTGGTCGAAGTGTTCGATCCAATTGGGAACTTCTGGGAGCGCTGTCAGCCGATGAGGACGGCTCGCAGCAGAGTGGGCGTGGCCGTCGTTAACGGTCTGCTGTACGCCATTGGTGGATACGACGGCCAGTCGAGGCTCAGCACGGTGGAGGTTTACAACCCGGAGACGGACAGCTGGACACGCGTGTCGAGCATGAACAGCCAGCGCAG CGCCATGGGAACGGTTGTGATTGACGGGCACATCTATGTGTGCGGCGGCTACGACGGAAAATCATCTCTGAACTCAGTGGAGTGTTACTCTCCAGAGACCGACAG GTGGACGGTGGTGACGGAGATGAGTGCGAGCCGCAGTGCTGCCGGGGTGACCGTGTTTGACGGACGCATCTTTGTCTCTGGCGGCCATGACGGTTTACAGATCTTCAACACG GTGGAGTACTACAACCACCACACTAACCGATGGCACCCGGCGGCAGCCATGATGAACAAGCGGTGCCGTCACGGGGCGGCGGCGCTCGGCAGTCACATGTACGTTGCGGGGGGTTACGACGGCTCGGGCTTCCTGAGCGGGGCGGAGGTGTTCAGCTCAGTGTCGGGTCAGTGGAGCCTCCTGGTGGCCATGAACACGCGGCGCAGCCGAGTGTCGCTGGTCTCCACGTCGGGGCGTCTGTACGCTGTGGGCGGCTACGACGGACAGTCCAACCTCAGCTCTGTGGAGAAGTACAACCCCGACACCAACCGCTGGACCTTCATGGCCCCCATGGTCTGCCACGAGGGGGGGGTCGGCGTCGGCTGCGTCCCGCTGCAGCCCGCCTAA